In candidate division TA06 bacterium, the genomic window CCGGCTCCGGACTGAAGGACTACAATAAGACCGGCCATGTCTGCGGAATAGAGCTTCCCAAAGGGCTGGTGGAATCCAGCCGGCTGGAAAGCCCCATCTTCACGCCTTCCACCAAGGCCGAGCTCGGGGCCCACGACGAGAACATCTCTTTCGAGAATATGTCTGATATTCTGGGCAGCCAAAAAGCGGAAAAGGTGAAACGCCTGTCGCTGGAGATCTACACCGCGGCCCGGAAAGTGGGGGAGGAGAAGGGCCTGATCATCGCCGACACCAAGTTCGAGATGGGGGACTATCAGGGCGGGCTGATCCTAATCGACGAGGCGCTGACCCCTGACTCCTCGCGCTTCTGGCCTCTGGCCGGATACCAGCCTGGGAAGTCCCAGCCCAGTTTTGACAAACAGTTCGTGCGCGACTACCTGAATACCCTGGACTGGAATAAACAGGCTCCGGGGCCGGAACTGCCGAAGGACGTGGTGGAGAAGACCAGCCGGAAATATCTGGAAGCCTTGAAAATACTGGCAAATCAAAGCATATAAAACAGAGAGAGTGAGAATCCATGCTTAAGAAAAAAACCGCCGTGCCCAAAAAGAAAGTTGTTGCCAAGCGGACCCCGGCCGACCGGCGCCGTCTTTTAAACGAACAGGAATTTAAAAAGCTGATAGAAACCGGCCAGGCCGTTGAAAGCGACCGCCGCAGCTGGATGGAGCGGCGGAAGGCCGAAGCGGCCAAGGGTAAAAAGAAAAAGGCCTGATACAATTGACAAAGAGCGGCAAATCCAACTACGCCCTGTCTACAATAGGGCTTCCTCCTACGTCCGCCACAGGTGGACTACGGCGTACAGGTCGTCGGACAAGCAATGAATACTAAACGGCAAACAAATACACGGTAGAAATCAAACGCTTAATTGCGGATAGATAAATCAAACATGTTTTGGAAGAAAAAAGAAATTCCCTCTCATGGCAAGACCATCACCGTTCAGCAGGGAGTGGCGGCGAACGCCCTTTCCATCCAGGCCCTGATCAACGTGCTGGTCAACAAAAACGTCTGCACCCGCCAGGAGATCATGGACGAACTTAAAGTAATAACCCGGCCGGTCCAGAATGACGGAACTAAAGGATAAGATAGAAGAAATTTTCTCCCAGGCCGACCAAAGCGCCAGGCAGGGGGACCGCCTGGGGGCCATCGCCAGCCTGACCGAGGCGACCAGCCTGCCGGAGATCGCCCAACAGGAACCGCTGTCGCTGGAATGCGCCCATTGGGGCCTGGCCGGGCTGCTGATCGCCGAAAGGGATGTCAAGCAAGCCGAGGTCCATTTAAAGGCGGTTATAAAGCTTAATCCCCAGGAAGCCGGATATTTTCAGGAATTGGGAGCGCTTTATAACTACCATGCCCGGTTCCAGGAAGCCGCCCTCCAGTTTGAACAGAGCCTGAAGTTGAGGCCAGGGCATCCCGAAACCACCCACCTGCTGGGCTGGGCGGTTTTCATGTCCGGCGATCTGAAGCGGGGGCAGAAAATTCTGGAGCTG contains:
- a CDS encoding phosphoribosylaminoimidazolesuccinocarboxamide synthase, yielding MKTITQTNFPGLKKVSQGKVRDIYDLGQHLLIVATDRISAFDVVLPNAIPFKGYVLTQISKFWFDKMEAIMPNHLIATEVKDFPSSCQKYKEDLEGRSMLVKKAKPLPVECIVRGYLTGSGLKDYNKTGHVCGIELPKGLVESSRLESPIFTPSTKAELGAHDENISFENMSDILGSQKAEKVKRLSLEIYTAARKVGEEKGLIIADTKFEMGDYQGGLILIDEALTPDSSRFWPLAGYQPGKSQPSFDKQFVRDYLNTLDWNKQAPGPELPKDVVEKTSRKYLEALKILANQSI